A genomic region of Raphanus sativus cultivar WK10039 chromosome 6, ASM80110v3, whole genome shotgun sequence contains the following coding sequences:
- the LOC108809616 gene encoding auxin-responsive protein IAA19, which yields MEKDGLELEITELRLGLPGRDLTEKIMKKRGFMEMIMTSSGSNSEQCESGTVSSGVDVEKVNDMPAGKTQVVGWPPVCSYRRKNSCKEVSTTKVGLGYVKVSMDGIPYLRKMDLGSSQGYDDLAFALDKLFHGIGVALKDGDNCEYVTIYEDKDGDWMLAGDVPWVMFIESCKRLRIMKRSDATGFGLQPRGVDE from the exons ATGGAGAAAGATGGACTCGAGCTTGAGATAACGGAGCTGAGACTGGGACTCCCGGGGAGAGATTTGACGGAGAAGATTATGAAGAAGAGAGGTTTCATGGAGATGATAATGACTTCTTCTGGAAGTAATAGTGAACAATGTGAAAGTGGCACTGTTTCATCTGGTGTTGACGTGGAGAAGGTTAATGATATGCCGGCTGGGAAAACTCAGGTAGTTGGGTGGCCGCCGGTTTGCTCTTACCGGAGGAAAAACAGCTGCAAGGAAGTTTCCACAACGAAAGTGGGGTTAGGGTATGTGAAAGTGAGCATGGATGGTATACCTTACTTGAGGAAGATGGATCTTGGTTCAAGCCAAGGTTATGATGATTTAGCATTTGCTCTTGACAAGCTCTTCCATGGCATTG GAGTGGCCTTGAAGGATGGTGATAACTGCGAATACGTTACCATATACGAAGACAAAGATGGAGACTGGATGCTTGCGGGAGATGTACCTTGGGT AATGTTCATAGAGTCATGCAAGAGGTTGAGGATTATGAAAAGATCCGACGCTACCGGATTTGGGCTGCAGCCTAGAGGAGTAGACGAGTAA
- the LOC108806222 gene encoding probable 2-oxoglutarate-dependent dioxygenase AOP1: MTISSKTQSHLILPVIDFSIPNLKPETQEWESVRAQVRTALEEYGCFEALFDGASVELRKALFEASEEFFDLPLETKLRIKSDELYKGYAGQHPTLPLYEAIGCDAENPQTVDELTYKLWPQGNVTFSNNVQSFAVNLIALDVKVRTMIMESFGLEKYLVEEHLNSARKRFGLIKYRGLDENEEEQPGLNPHIDSHVLTILCQNDVVDGVEIRAKDGEEWIKAKPSQDSSFLVMAGASLHVLLNGRVFPPYHRVVITGKKDRHVAGLFVLPKEGLMVNTLEEIVDDEHPRLYKPFNYDAYFKFNITNTSDTHKRDLSALKAYCSL, encoded by the exons ATGACGATAAGTTCGAAAACCCAATCTCACCTAATCCTTCCGGTCATCGACTTCTCGATTCCAAACCTCAAACCGGAAACTCAAGAGTGGGAATCGGTGAGAGCCCAAGTCCGAACAGCCCTAGAAGAGTACGGATGTTTCGAGGCCTTGTTCGACGGAGCTTCAGTGGAGCTACGGAAGGCACTGTTCGAGGCATCGGAAGAATTTTTCGATTTACCTCTGGAAACCAAACTGAGAATAAAGTCTGACGAACTCTACAAAGGATACGCTGGTCAGCATCCGACTCTACCTTTATACGAGGCTATTGGCTGTGACGCAGAGAATCCTCAAACTGTCGACGAATTAACCTACAAGCTTTGGCCTCAAGGCAACGTCACCTTCAG CAATAACGTTCAGTCATTCGCGGTGAATTTAATAGCACTAGACGTGAAGGTGAGGACGATGATCATGGAGAGTTTCGGTCTCGAGAAATACCTCGTCGAGGAGCACCTTAACTCAGCGAGGAAACGCTTTGGTCTCATCAAATATAGAGGGCTTGACGAGAACGAAGAGGAGCAGCCAGGCCTCAACCCTCATATCGATAGCCATGTCCTTACAATACTTTGTCAAAATGACGTAGTAGATGGCGTGGAGATCAGAGCCAAAGATGGTGAAGAGTGGATCAAAGCTAAGCCATCTCAAGACTCTTCTTTCCTCGTAATGGCCGGAGCTTCACTTCAT GTACTACTGAATGGTAGGGTGTTTCCTCCGTATCACCGTGTGGTAATAACCGGAAAGAAAGATCGGCACGTGGCTGGACTGTTCGTGCTTCCCAAAGAAGGACTGATGGTAAATACACTTGAGGAGATTGTTGATGATGAACATCCTCGTCTCTATAAGCCTTTTAATTATGATGCTTACTTTAAGTTCAACATCACCAATACGTCCGATACCCATAAGAGGGATTTATCTGCTCTCAAGGCTTACTGCTCTCTCTAA
- the LOC130495442 gene encoding probable 2-oxoglutarate-dependent dioxygenase AOP1 encodes MMTSKAQSPLSLPVIDFSSGDLKPETPEWDSVRAQVRAALEEYGCFEATFDGASMELRKAIFKATEEAFNLPLETKLSTKSNELIYKGYLTIPTMPLYEGMGFYGVDSPEVVDDLTHKLWPQGNTPFSKNVQSFGEKLIELNVKVRTMIMESFGLEKYIEEHLNSAKNHLQIFKYKGLDDNTEETLGFKPHIDRQFLSILCQNDVVDGLEIETKDGEEWIKARPCQDTSFLVMAGASLHLLLNGGVFPPLHRVVITGKKDRYVACLFSPPRQGLIINAPEEIVDDEHPRLYKPFDFEAYVNFSNRSNTSTRGRDLSSLKSYCAL; translated from the exons ATGATGACTTCCAAAGCCCAATCTCCCCTTTCTCTCCCGGTCATTGACTTCTCTAGTGGAGATCTCAAACCAGAAACTCCCGAGTGGGACTCAGTGAGAGCTCAAGTCCGAGCAGCCCTTGAAGAGTACGGATGTTTCGAGGCCACGTTCGATGGAGCTTCCATGGAGCTAAGGAAAGCTATTTTCAAGGCCACGGAGGAGGCTTTTAATTTACCACTAGAGACGAAACTAAGCACAAAGTCAAACGAATTAATTTACAAAGGGTACTTGACGATTCCGACTATGCCTTTATACGAAGGTATGGGCTTCTACGGTGTAGATAGTCCTGAGGTTGTCGATGACTTGACTCACAAGCTTTGGCCTCAAGGCAACACCCCTTTCAG CAAGAATGTTCAGTCATTTGGAGAGAAGTTGATAGAACTAAATGTGAAGGTGAGGACAATGATCATGGAGAGTTTCGGGCTCGAGAAATACATCGAGGAACATCTTAACTCAGCAAAGAACCACcttcaaatattcaaatacAAAGGACTTGACGATAACACAGAGGAGACTCTAGGTTTCAAACCTCATATCGACAGACAATTCCTCAGCATACTTTGCCAGAACGATGTTGTAGATGGCTTGGAGATTGAAACCAAAGATGGTGAAGAGTGGATCAAAGCTAGGCCGTGTCAAGATACTTCTTTCCTTGTTATGGCCGGAGCTTCTCTTCAT CTACTTTTGAATGGTGGGGTGTTTCCTCCGCTTCACCGAGTGGTTATAACCGGAAAGAAAGATCGGTATGTGGCTTGCCTGTTCTCGCCTCCTAGACAAGGACTGATCATAAATGCGCCTGAGGAGATAGTAGACGATGAACATCCTCGTCTCTATAAGCCTTTTGATTTTGAGGCTTACGTGAACTTCAGCAACAGGTCCAACACAAGTACCAGGGGGAGAGATCTATCTAGTCTCAAGAGTTATTGTGCcctttaa
- the LOC130496665 gene encoding uncharacterized protein LOC130496665 has product MLGDYDITEEDMVIDESRGYPLAYAKICRDSDASPYRNGPPFTFTPYILQQNEMSRCREADQMFPVIDPKARPTTKPKIFLSLLWKQLNHLGNAGFDPAVIRIDPYGNVVYFHADSASPLAWSFDHWFPCSRGGLTVASNLRIVQWQARKNKKDKLEFLVPWWDLQVGISVSQFLSIFSSSASSSDFKKRAFAFLFKEGETEELNGSQTVDSHRFPNHFVESKDKFGVASAAVVVVSPYDPSLVLRSLDHNRQTPAARKVKKETPYQAIVDARDSLRQREEVVRVEMRKLDDEVNDLKRKNGEEQVSIQELESELVKRRRRAEKCRRVAEAQCSYRNTLEKMIRDAMHQSVVYKEQVRLNQAASGALMARLEAQKAICDGSEKELHKKFKEREELESRVRPEVEKARKRTRLLMKDEDDLLLLEDRDKKLSLYLPGTSQDTSIQKELRVYLEEEHSEAKTQKHHGEIKEVEEEEEKNQEVSERSLVKLEEGKRSSRSFRALPVFKEPESEEEDEESRRERGKGNVEKWLHVLLENNSKAERSKEIDEMIEKLDHKFPLLEKVNEEEEEEEEDVAAEEAKKVVETRGESSSSRRSRTSFDLKNTPEKSGRDKVVKRSESARVFRRIPSSPSLFFGRMKKGNDLVRKKPVVVSGQDDENEYLVKNNFIKSSFQTIKRAVKF; this is encoded by the exons ATGTTGGGAGATTACGATATAACGGAGGAAGACATGGTCATCGACGAATCTCGAGGCTACCCTTTAGCTTACGCGAAGATCTGTCGCGATTCCGACGCTTCTCCGTACAGAAACGGACCTCCTTTCACCTTCACACCCTACATTCTTCAGCAGAACGAG ATGTCAAGATGCAGAGAAGCAGATCAGATGTTCCCTGTAATCGATCCAAAAGCAAGACCAACTACAAAACCAAAGATCTTCTTAAGTCTGCTCTGGAAACAACTCAATCATCTTGG AAATGCTGGGTTTGATCCAGCAGTGATACGGATAGATCCATATGGGAATGTTGTCTACTTCCACGCTGATTCAGCTTCTCCTCTCGCTTGGAGTTTTGATCATTGGTTCCCTTGCTCAA GAGGAGGATTAACAGTAGCAAGCAACCTAAGGATAGTGCAGTGGCAAGCACGCAAGAACAAGAAGGACAAACTCGAGTTCCTCGTCCCGTGGTGGGATCTCCAAGTCGGCATCTCGGTCAGCCAGttcctctccatcttctcctcctccgCTTCGAGCTCAGATTTCAAGAAGAGAGCGTTTGCCTTCTTGTTCAAGGAAGGCGAAACCGAGGAGCTCAACGGCTCTCAAACCGTCGACTCCCATCGTTTCCCAAACCATTTCGTCGAGTCAAAAGACAAGTTCGGTGTCGCCTCGGCTGCTGTTGTTGTCGTCTCGCCTTATGACCCTTCGTTGGTGCTGAGATCGCTTGATCACAACCGTCAGACACCTGCAGCGAGGAAGGTGAAGAAGGAGACTCCGTACCAAGCCATTGTTGATGCTAGGGACTCGCTGAGACAACGAGAGGAAGTAGTGAGAGTGGAGATGAGGAAGTTGGATGATGAAGTGAATGATTTGAAGAGGAAGAACGGTGAAGAGCAGGTTAGTATTCAGGAGCTGGAGAGCGAGCTGGTTAAGCGGAGGAGAAGAGCTGAGAAGTGCAGGAGAGTGGCGGAAGCTCAGTGCTCTTATAGGAACACGCTCGAGAAGATGATCCGTGATGCTATGCACCA gagtGTTGTGTATAAGGAGCAGGTGAGGTTGAACCAGGCGGCCAGTGGGGCACTGATGGCGAGATTAGAGGCGCAGAAGGCGATTTGTGATGGTTCAGAGAAGGAGCTTCACAAGAAGTTTAAAGAAAGGGAGGAGCTGGAGAGTCGAGTGAGGCCTGAAGTGGAGAAAGCAAGGAAAAGAACAAGACTCTTGATGAAGGATGAAGATGACTTGTTGTTGCTGGAGGATAGAGATAAGAAGCTGTCTTTGTATCTTCCTGGTACAAGTCAAGATACGTCAATACAAAAGGAGTTGAGAGTATACCTTGAAGAAGAACATTCCGAGGCTAAAACTCAGAAGCATCATGGGGAAATAAAGGAagtggaagaggaggaggagaagaatcAAGAGGTGTCTGAGAGATCTCTTGTTAAGTTAGAAGAAGGGAAGAGAAGCAGCAGAAGCTTTAGAGCATTACCTGTATTCAAGGAACCAGAGAGTGAGGAGGAAGATGAGGAAAgcaggagagagagagggaaaggGAACGTTGAGAAGTGGCTCCATGTTTTACTGGAAAACAACAGTAAAGCTGAAAGAAGCAAAGAGATTGATGAGATGATAGAGAAACTAGACCACAAGTTCCCTCTACTTGAAAAGGttaacgaagaagaagaagaagaagaagaagatgtggcTGCTGAGGAGGCCAAGAAGGTGGTGGAAACAAGAGGTGAAAGCAGCAGCTCACGTAGAAGCAGAACGAGTTTTGATTTGAAGAACACACCGGAGAAGAGCGGGAGAGATAAAGTGGTGAAGAGATCAGAGAGTGCTAGAGTTTTCAGAAGGATTCCATCATCACCTTCACTCTTCTTTGGTAGAATGAAAAAGGGAAATGACCTCGTCAGGAAGAAGCCAGTGGTGGTTTCAGGTCAGGACGATGAGAACGAGTATCTCGTTAAGAACAACTTCATCAAGTCATCTTTCCAAACAATCAAACGAGCTGTCAAGTTCTAG